In the genome of Pseudomonas bubulae, one region contains:
- a CDS encoding sodium:alanine symporter family protein, translating into MLEVINDFLSGKVLIVLMVGLGGYFTIRSRFVQFRYFLHMFSVFKDSLRSSAGELSSFQALMLSLAGRVGAGNIAGVGIAVTLGGPGAVFWMWVTALVGMSSSLIECSLGQLYKRRDSEGQLRGGPSFYMKYGLGKVWMGKLMAVLLLITFGFAFMGLQAHAVTHSLQDAFGFKVNYSGLAIAILLGLVFIGGIKRIASVADLLVPVKTLAYIAVTLYVIVLQFDHVPAMLGHIVKSAFGLDPVFGGLIGSAIVMGVKRGVFANEAGLGSAPNVAAVADVEHPIAQGVVQAFSVFLDTFVICTCTALLILLSGFYTPGFEGDGIALTQNSLAAVVGEWGRVFISVALALFVFTSMLYNYYLGENNLRFLVGESRKALMGYRALVLVLIFWGSIENLQTVFAFADIAMTMLAFVNLVALAMLFKICMRVLKDYDDQRRAGIKTPVFDSSKFPDLDLDLKAWPPKPAAQVDETKR; encoded by the coding sequence ATGCTTGAAGTCATCAATGACTTCCTCTCAGGGAAAGTGCTAATCGTGCTCATGGTCGGGCTCGGTGGCTACTTCACGATCCGCTCGCGTTTCGTTCAGTTTCGTTACTTTCTGCACATGTTTTCGGTTTTCAAGGACAGCCTGCGCAGCAGCGCCGGTGAGCTGAGCTCATTTCAGGCATTGATGCTGAGCCTGGCCGGCCGTGTCGGCGCGGGCAACATTGCCGGCGTCGGTATTGCCGTTACCCTGGGTGGCCCCGGTGCCGTGTTCTGGATGTGGGTGACCGCCCTGGTCGGCATGTCCAGCAGCCTGATCGAATGCTCCCTGGGCCAGCTGTACAAGCGTCGTGATTCGGAAGGCCAACTGCGCGGCGGCCCGTCCTTCTATATGAAGTACGGCCTGGGCAAAGTGTGGATGGGCAAACTGATGGCCGTGCTGTTGCTGATCACCTTCGGTTTTGCCTTCATGGGCCTGCAAGCCCATGCCGTGACCCACTCGCTGCAAGACGCCTTCGGCTTCAAGGTCAACTACTCGGGGCTGGCCATCGCCATCCTGCTGGGCCTGGTGTTTATCGGCGGGATCAAGCGTATCGCTTCGGTAGCCGACCTGCTGGTACCGGTCAAGACCCTGGCCTATATTGCGGTCACCCTGTATGTGATCGTACTGCAGTTCGACCACGTACCCGCCATGCTGGGCCATATCGTCAAGAGCGCCTTCGGCCTGGACCCTGTGTTCGGTGGCCTGATCGGCAGTGCAATCGTGATGGGCGTCAAACGTGGCGTCTTCGCCAACGAAGCCGGTCTGGGCAGCGCCCCGAACGTGGCTGCCGTGGCCGATGTTGAGCACCCGATCGCCCAAGGCGTGGTGCAGGCATTCAGCGTATTCCTCGACACCTTTGTGATCTGCACCTGTACGGCTTTGCTGATTCTGTTGTCGGGCTTCTACACCCCAGGTTTTGAAGGCGACGGCATTGCCCTGACCCAGAACTCCCTGGCAGCCGTGGTCGGCGAATGGGGTCGTGTCTTTATCAGCGTGGCCCTGGCGCTGTTCGTATTCACCTCGATGCTCTACAACTACTACCTGGGCGAGAACAACCTGCGCTTTTTGGTTGGAGAGAGCCGCAAAGCACTGATGGGTTATCGCGCACTGGTACTGGTGCTGATCTTTTGGGGGTCGATCGAAAACCTGCAAACGGTTTTCGCTTTCGCCGACATTGCCATGACCATGCTCGCCTTCGTTAACCTGGTTGCGCTGGCGATGCTGTTCAAGATCTGCATGCGCGTGCTCAAGGACTACGATGACCAGCGCCGCGCGGGGATCAAGACACCTGTCTTCGATTCCAGTAAATTCCCGGATCTGGATCTCGATCTAAAGGCCTGGCCGCCAAAGCCGGCCGCCCAGGTCGACGAAACAAAACGCTGA
- a CDS encoding AraC family transcriptional regulator, which yields MLHSHLTTLNAVSLVLSTFNAEGLPSEMLLAGSGIRAADLSRADTRITTNQEMRVCANAVALRREIGLELGRRMHVSSYGILGYALLTSATLGDALRLALRYPALLGTLFELSLEVEGEQVRFCANGYAESPQMAVFNTELCLVSLKVICEDLLGQSLPLLGARFIHSAPDYHASYGQSFDCPRQFDADSNAFAFAKRWLDQPLPLADAVTHQAMAERCRKQNLEFTGRQTWLERIRQLLAAQLHAAPGLEGLAEHMNCSPRTLRRHLHDMGCSYQTLLDDLRFERAKLLLNETEWPIYKIAETLGFSETASFRHAFVRWSGVAPSQFRA from the coding sequence ATGCTCCACTCCCATCTCACAACGCTCAACGCCGTATCCCTGGTGCTCAGCACCTTCAACGCAGAAGGCTTGCCCAGCGAGATGCTGCTGGCCGGCAGCGGCATTCGGGCGGCGGACCTGAGCCGTGCAGACACTCGCATCACCACCAATCAGGAAATGCGCGTGTGCGCCAATGCCGTGGCTCTGCGCCGCGAAATCGGCCTTGAACTAGGGCGGCGCATGCATGTGTCGTCCTACGGCATACTCGGTTACGCCCTACTCACCAGTGCCACCTTAGGTGACGCATTGCGTCTAGCTTTACGCTACCCGGCGCTGCTGGGAACACTTTTTGAGCTGAGCCTGGAGGTCGAGGGCGAACAGGTCCGGTTCTGTGCCAATGGCTATGCCGAGAGCCCGCAAATGGCGGTGTTCAATACCGAGCTATGCCTGGTTTCGCTCAAGGTTATATGCGAAGACTTGCTAGGCCAATCGCTGCCGCTATTGGGTGCACGCTTTATCCACAGCGCACCCGACTACCACGCCAGCTACGGGCAAAGCTTCGATTGCCCGCGTCAGTTCGATGCCGACAGCAATGCTTTCGCCTTCGCCAAGCGATGGCTCGACCAGCCTTTGCCACTGGCCGATGCGGTGACCCATCAAGCGATGGCCGAGCGTTGCCGCAAACAGAATCTGGAGTTCACCGGGAGACAAACCTGGCTGGAACGCATCCGCCAGTTGCTGGCCGCACAACTGCATGCAGCCCCCGGCCTCGAAGGGCTGGCCGAGCACATGAACTGCTCGCCGCGCACCCTGCGCCGCCACTTGCACGATATGGGTTGCAGCTACCAGACGCTGCTCGATGACCTGCGTTTTGAGCGCGCCAAGCTGCTGCTCAACGAAACCGAATGGCCCATTTACAAGATTGCCGAGACCCTGGGTTTCAGTGAAACCGCGAGCTTCCGCCATGCCTTCGTGCGCTGGAGCGGGGTTGCACCCAGCCAGTTCCGGGCCTGA
- the aspA gene encoding aspartate ammonia-lyase, translating to MSSAASFRTEKDLLGVLEVPAQAYYGIQTLRAVNNFRLSGVPISHYPKLVVGLAMVKQAAADANRELGHLSDAKHAAISEACARLIRGDFHEEFVVDMIQGGAGTSTNMNANEVIANIALEAMGHQKGEYQYLHPNNDVNMAQSTNDAYPTAIRLGLLLGHDALLASLDSLIQSFAAKGAEFSHVLKMGRTQLQDAVPMTLGQEFRAFATTLSEDLARLKTLAPELLTEVNLGGTAIGTGINADPRYQMLAVNRLATISGHPLVPAADLIEATSDMGAFVLFSGMLKRTAVKLSKICNDLRLLSSGPRTGINEINLPARQPGSSIMPGKVNPVIPEAVNQVAFQIIGNDLALTIAAEGGQLQLNVMEPLIAFKIFDSIRLLQRAMDMLREHCITGITANEARCRELVEHSIGLVTALNPYIGYENATRIARIALESGRGVLELVREEGLLDDAMLDDILRPENMIAPRLVPLKA from the coding sequence ATGTCCTCCGCTGCATCTTTCCGTACCGAAAAAGACCTGCTTGGCGTACTCGAAGTACCCGCTCAAGCGTATTACGGCATCCAGACCCTGCGAGCGGTGAACAACTTCCGTCTCTCCGGCGTTCCGATCTCGCATTACCCGAAGCTGGTTGTGGGCCTGGCCATGGTTAAACAAGCCGCTGCTGACGCCAACCGCGAGTTGGGTCATCTGAGCGACGCCAAGCACGCTGCCATCAGCGAAGCGTGTGCACGTCTGATCCGCGGCGATTTCCACGAAGAGTTCGTGGTGGACATGATTCAAGGCGGCGCTGGCACTTCAACCAACATGAATGCCAACGAAGTGATCGCCAACATCGCGCTGGAGGCCATGGGCCATCAGAAAGGCGAATACCAATACCTGCACCCGAACAACGACGTCAACATGGCGCAGTCGACCAACGACGCCTACCCGACGGCCATTCGTCTGGGCTTGTTGTTGGGTCACGACGCGCTGCTGGCCAGCCTCGACAGCCTGATCCAGTCGTTTGCAGCCAAAGGCGCCGAGTTCAGCCACGTCCTGAAAATGGGCCGTACCCAGCTGCAAGACGCCGTGCCAATGACCCTGGGTCAAGAGTTCCGCGCTTTCGCCACTACATTGAGTGAAGACCTGGCTCGCCTGAAAACCCTGGCACCAGAGCTGCTGACTGAAGTGAACCTGGGTGGCACCGCCATCGGTACCGGCATCAACGCCGACCCGCGTTACCAGATGCTGGCCGTGAACCGCCTGGCCACCATCAGCGGTCACCCGCTGGTACCGGCGGCCGACCTGATCGAAGCCACCTCCGACATGGGCGCCTTCGTACTGTTCTCCGGCATGCTCAAGCGTACCGCGGTCAAGCTGTCGAAGATCTGCAACGACTTGCGCCTGCTGTCCAGCGGCCCACGTACCGGCATCAACGAAATCAACCTGCCAGCACGTCAGCCAGGCAGTTCGATCATGCCAGGCAAGGTCAACCCGGTTATCCCGGAAGCCGTGAACCAGGTGGCATTCCAGATCATCGGTAACGACCTGGCCCTGACCATCGCTGCCGAAGGTGGCCAGCTGCAACTGAACGTTATGGAGCCGCTGATCGCGTTCAAGATCTTCGACTCGATTCGTCTGCTGCAACGCGCCATGGACATGCTGCGCGAACACTGCATCACCGGCATCACGGCCAACGAAGCGCGCTGCCGTGAACTGGTCGAGCACTCGATTGGTCTGGTGACTGCACTTAACCCGTACATCGGTTATGAAAACGCCACCCGTATCGCCCGTATCGCTCTTGAAAGCGGCCGCGGCGTACTGGAACTGGTGCGCGAAGAAGGCTTGCTCGACGACGCCATGCTCGACGACATCCTGCGCCCGGAAAACATGATTGCTCCGCGTCTGGTGCCACTCAAGGCCTGA
- a CDS encoding asparaginase, with protein sequence MTAATHHTCQHVMVLYTGGTIGMQASASGLAPASGFEARMREHLASQPQLQVPQWAFREMSPLIDSANMTPAYWLRLRSAIIEAVEQDGCDAVLVLHGTDTLAYSAAAMCFQLLGLPAPVLFTGSMLPAGVPDSDAWENISGALQALGQGQPNGVQLYFHGKLMAPTRCAKVRSFGRNPFVTLTRNGGGTRASTLPAELAYSYPKHQASVGVLPLVPGIGAAQLDALLNSGIEALVLECFGSGTGPGDNPDFLASLQRAQENGIVIVAITQCHEGGVELDVYEAGSRLREAGVLSGGGMTREAVFGKLHALLGADLPLAEVRRLIELDVCGELA encoded by the coding sequence ATGACCGCAGCCACTCATCACACCTGCCAACACGTCATGGTGCTCTACACCGGCGGCACCATCGGCATGCAGGCCAGCGCCAGCGGTCTGGCACCAGCCTCGGGTTTTGAGGCACGCATGCGCGAGCACCTGGCCAGCCAACCGCAGCTGCAAGTACCGCAATGGGCCTTTCGCGAAATGAGCCCGCTGATCGACAGCGCCAACATGACGCCTGCCTACTGGCTACGCCTGCGCAGCGCGATCATCGAAGCGGTCGAGCAGGATGGCTGCGATGCTGTACTGGTCCTACATGGCACTGACACGCTGGCCTACAGCGCTGCGGCGATGTGCTTTCAACTGCTGGGCTTGCCTGCACCGGTACTCTTCACCGGCTCCATGCTGCCAGCGGGCGTACCTGACAGCGATGCCTGGGAAAACATCAGCGGTGCCTTGCAGGCGCTGGGCCAGGGCCAGCCTAACGGCGTGCAGTTGTACTTCCACGGCAAGCTGATGGCTCCAACTCGCTGCGCCAAAGTGCGCAGCTTTGGCCGTAACCCGTTTGTGACGCTGACACGCAACGGCGGCGGGACCAGGGCCAGCACCCTCCCGGCAGAACTGGCCTACAGCTACCCCAAACACCAGGCCAGCGTAGGCGTGCTGCCACTGGTGCCAGGGATTGGCGCCGCCCAGCTCGATGCCTTGCTCAACAGCGGGATCGAAGCCCTGGTACTGGAGTGCTTCGGCAGTGGCACCGGCCCTGGCGACAACCCGGACTTTCTCGCCAGTCTGCAACGGGCACAGGAAAATGGCATTGTGATCGTGGCCATTACCCAATGCCATGAAGGCGGTGTAGAACTGGACGTGTACGAAGCTGGCAGCCGCTTGCGTGAGGCGGGTGTGCTGTCAGGTGGCGGAATGACCCGCGAGGCCGTGTTCGGCAAACTGCATGCCTTGCTTGGCGCTGACCTGCCGCTGGCCGAGGTGCGCCGCCTGATCGAACTGGATGTGTGCGGGGAGCTGGCCTAA
- a CDS encoding LysR substrate-binding domain-containing protein, translating into MNLESKWLEDFSALAATRSFSQAAERRFVTQPAFSRRIRSLEAALGLTLVNRSRTPVELTAAGQLFLVTARTVVEQLGEVLRHLHHLEGGQGEVMQVAAAHSLALGFFPRWIAQLRNEGLNIATRLVATNVGDAVHALREGGCDLMLAFYDPDAALQMDPEIFPSLHLGNTEMLPVCAADADGKPLFDLEGDVSVPLLAYSAGAFLGRSVNLLLRQRSLRFTTIYETAMADSLKSMALEGLGIAWVPHLSVRAELARGELVVCGGPQWHVPLEIRLYRCALVRKANVRLLWRKLESGTQPE; encoded by the coding sequence ATGAATCTCGAAAGTAAATGGTTAGAGGACTTCAGTGCCCTGGCTGCTACCCGCAGTTTTTCCCAGGCAGCAGAGCGCCGTTTCGTCACTCAGCCGGCCTTTAGTCGGCGAATTCGCAGCCTTGAAGCGGCGCTTGGGCTGACCTTGGTGAATCGTTCCCGCACCCCGGTGGAGTTGACTGCGGCCGGTCAGCTGTTTTTGGTTACCGCACGTACGGTCGTCGAACAGTTGGGTGAGGTGCTGCGTCACCTTCATCACCTCGAAGGCGGGCAGGGTGAGGTCATGCAAGTGGCTGCCGCCCACTCCCTGGCGCTGGGTTTTTTCCCGCGCTGGATCGCCCAGTTGCGCAATGAAGGGCTGAACATCGCGACACGACTGGTTGCGACTAACGTCGGAGACGCGGTGCATGCTTTGCGCGAAGGTGGTTGCGATTTGATGCTGGCTTTTTACGATCCGGATGCGGCCTTGCAGATGGATCCGGAAATTTTCCCGTCCTTGCACCTGGGTAATACCGAAATGCTCCCGGTATGTGCTGCCGATGCAGACGGCAAGCCGTTGTTCGATCTGGAGGGCGATGTCAGCGTGCCGCTACTGGCCTATAGCGCTGGCGCATTTCTGGGCCGCTCGGTGAATTTGCTGCTGCGCCAGCGCAGCCTGCGCTTTACCACTATTTATGAGACCGCGATGGCCGACAGCCTTAAAAGCATGGCGCTCGAAGGGTTGGGCATTGCCTGGGTGCCGCATTTGAGCGTGCGCGCCGAGCTGGCGCGGGGCGAGCTGGTGGTGTGTGGAGGCCCTCAATGGCATGTGCCGCTGGAGATTCGCCTATACCGCTGTGCCCTGGTGCGCAAGGCCAACGTACGGTTGTTGTGGCGCAAGCTGGAAAGTGGAACTCAACCGGAGTGA